Proteins encoded by one window of Anopheles maculipalpis chromosome 2RL, idAnoMacuDA_375_x, whole genome shotgun sequence:
- the LOC126557167 gene encoding uncharacterized protein LOC126557167, protein MYAKQTHAKVGGGGGGRQSIKAEYQPGGKAISGVSGAERRASTVYARKASVVSNSSDVSNDDYEEVKPDLQVSSHLLDHGYGCGVVSFQTVPPMSGTQSAQQTSNKHHAGTEQQHHHQQQRGHQHISSSVSSSRNNHSNGRSSHHHSTPTSTSMPSSSATASRSGGKQQQQDHHAHQQHHQHQYNSNKQNAADPPITNFFRAIKRSSQSSSISPTPAKIAKSSNAKTPNSTCSTPTSSISSSSSKKRYSERTRYDTSLGLLTKKFIDLLNESPDGVVDLNIASTKLKVQKRRIYDITNVLEGIGMLEKKSKNNIQWKCGNTVCNIDRNTRIQRERYRLQQKENMLEEMIVELRSATNDEMAHTKHGYFTCQDLSSMEMFREQTIVVIKAPPEAKLEWMNEKMQREIVLKSEKGEIDVFICPTDEPGAADSPAMIAGDPLLENFEPVISPFQRMDRTSSPRKALARPSPYAAQRNLNRALLDEGTPIKCEPTESSAAVGRDNCIQTAVASLFNLSGTSVPQKVVVHSERYESPLCTMLATSSSASGAANGSGYYHGCDSSSSAAVVVDQSELHYDASQTTTTMIGSATSKAGVRVKSEHVPDSSNSRSSDILPPSAISADSGVFVWGDGAIDGDDHQQHHHHNHAVVGGSGGIGVGMATSTATTSSSSMLSGGMCLNNNNNNHINGGKVTPDEITNNNASLSDTKLSPNVFSMSVYDFPMSALKPPSAKSSPENMHQRYGFSDFDDLDIFLPLEPTADYTLSLNESEGVFDLFDFNS, encoded by the exons ATGTACGCAAAGCAAACCCATGCAAAGGTcggaggtggtggaggtggtagaCAAAGCATAAAGGCAGAATATCAGCCGGGTGGCAAAGCGATTAGTGGTGTGTCCGGTGCGGAGCGTAGAGCTAGTACAGTTTACGCGCGGAAAGCGTCGGTAGTCAGTAATAGTAGTGACGTGTCGAACGATGACTATGAGGAGGTTAAACCTGACCTTCAGGTTAGCTCACACCTGCTCGACCACGGCTACGGCTGTGGGGTGGTGTCGTTCCAGACTGTGCCGCCCATGTCCGGCACACAGTCGGCACAGCAAACCTCCAACAAGCATCATGCTGGTACcgaacagcagcatcatcatcagcagcagcgtgGCCATCAACATATTAGCAGTAGCGTTAGCAGTAGTAGGAACAATCACTCCAATGGGAGGAGCAGCCATCATCACAGTACGCCCACTTCAACTAGCATGCCATCGTCCTCCGCGACAGCTTCTCGCAGCGGTGggaaacagcaacagcaggatCATCATgctcatcagcagcatcatcagcatcaataCAACAGTAATAAGCAGAATGCGGCCGATCCACCGATCACCAACTTCTTCAGG GCCATTAAACGATCGTCACAGTCGTCGAGCATATCTCCCACACCGGCCAAAATTGCCAAGAGCAGCAATGCAAAGACACCGAACTCGACCTGCTCCACGCCAACCTCGTCGATATCGTCCTCTTCCTCGAAGAAACGCTACTCGGAACGAACTAG GTACGACACGTCGCTTGGGCTGTTGACGAAAAAGTTCATCGATCTGCTAAACGAATCGCCGGACGGCGTGGTCGATCTAAACATTGCCTCGACGAAACTGAAGGTGCAGAAGCGGCGCATCTACGACATCACCAACGTGCTCGAGGGCATCGGTATGCTGGAGAAGAAGTCGAAAAACAACATCCAATGGAAGTGTGGCAATACCGTGTGCAATATCGACCGCAACACGCGAATACAGCGCGAACGGTACCGACTGCAACAGAAGGAAAACATGCTGGAGGAGATGATCGTTGAGCTGCGATCAGCGACGAACGACGAGATGGCGCACACGAAGCACGGCTACTTTACCTGTCAGGATCTCAGCTCGATGGAGATGTTCCGCGAGCAGACGATCGTTGTTATTAAGGCACCACCAGAGGCTAAGCTGGAG tgGATGAACGAGAAGATGCAACGGGAAATTGTGCTGAAGTCGGAGAAAGGAGAGATTGATGTTTTTATCTGTCCAACGGATGAACCGGGTGCAGCCGATAGTCCGGCAATGATTGCCGGCGATCCACTGTTGGAAAACTTCGAACCTGTAATATCGCCTTTCCAACGTATGGATAGAACGTCTAGCCCGAGGA aAGCTTTAGCGAGACCGTCCCCATATGCGGCACAGCGCAATCTCAACCGTGCACTGTTAGACGAAGGCACTCCAATAAAGTGCGAACCTACCGAAAGCAGTGCAGCCGTTGGTCGGGATAACTGTATACAGACGGCCGTGGCGTCACTGTTCAATCTGTCCGGTACGAGCGTGCCACAGAAGGTGGTGGTGCATTCTGAGCGGTATGAATCCCCTCTGTGCACCATGCTGGCCACGTCGAGCAGCGCGTCCGGTGCAGCTAATGGTAGCGGCTACTACCATGGCTGTGACTCATCATCCTCAGCGGCGGTAGTAGTAGATCAATCCGAGTTGCATTACGATGCTAGTcagacaacgacgacgatgatcgGGTCCGCGACGTCGAAGGCGGGCGTGAGAGTTAAATCCGAACATGTGCCTgatagtagtaatagtagaaGTAGCGACATACTGCCACCATCCGCAATATCCGCGGACAGTGGCGTGTTCGTGTGGGGTGACGGTGCGATCGACGGTGACGATCATcagcaacaccatcaccacaatcaTGCAGTAGTTGGTGGCAGCGGTGGTATCGGGGTGGGAATGGCAACGTCGACAGCGACGACATCCTCATCATCCATGCTGTCCGGTGGGATGTgtctcaacaacaacaacaacaaccacatcaACGGTGGCAAAGTGACGCCGGACGAGATCACGAACAACAATGCATCTCTGTCCGATACGAAACTGAGTCCCAATGTGTTCTCCATGTCGGTGTACGATTTCCCCATGTCGGCGTTAAAGCCGCCGAGTGCCAAGTCCTCGCCGGAGAATATGCACCAGCGTTACGGATTTTCGGATTTCGACG ATCTGGACATATTCCTGCCACTGGAACCGACCGCCGACTACACTCTGTCGCTAAACGAATCTGAGGGCGTTTTCGATCTGTTCGATTTCAACTCATGA